Proteins from a single region of Streptomyces vinaceus:
- a CDS encoding FAD-binding oxidoreductase, giving the protein MDVMDDTGEDDLLPRLHASLLEGLPAEALLTDPGVTASYATDMAAFCAAGTPAAVALPRTVEQVQHVLRTATALRVPVVPQGARTGLSGAANASDGCILLSLVKMDRILEINTVDRTAVVEPGVVNAVLSRAVADRGLFYPPDPSSWEQCTIGGNIGTGSGGLCCVKYGVTAEYVLGLDVVLADGRLLRTGRRTAKGVAGYDLTRLFVGSEGSLGVVVGAVLALRPAPPRQLALAAEFPSAAAACAAVCAVMEAGLTPSLLELMDRTTVRAVNALGRGGPPCSSGAESLGEGLPETTEALLLAAFDTPHAPEELAAVGELCRAAGATAVVPAEDEAESEMLLKARRMSLTALDALRPATMIDDVCVPRSRLAEMLDGTAAIARAYDLLIGVCAHAGDGNTHPVVCFDPADEDETRRARESFDEIMALGLSLGGTITGEHGVGVLKKEWLARELGPVGLEMQRAVKRAFDPLGLLNPGKLF; this is encoded by the coding sequence ATGGATGTCATGGACGACACCGGCGAAGACGATCTCTTGCCGCGTCTGCACGCGAGCCTCCTGGAGGGGCTCCCGGCCGAGGCCCTCCTCACCGACCCCGGGGTGACCGCCTCCTACGCCACCGACATGGCCGCCTTCTGCGCCGCCGGCACCCCGGCGGCCGTGGCCCTGCCCCGCACCGTCGAACAGGTGCAGCACGTGCTGCGCACCGCCACCGCCCTGCGGGTGCCCGTCGTCCCGCAGGGCGCCCGCACCGGTCTGTCGGGCGCCGCCAACGCCTCCGACGGCTGCATCCTGCTCTCCCTCGTCAAGATGGACCGGATCCTGGAGATCAACACCGTCGACCGCACCGCCGTCGTCGAACCGGGCGTCGTGAACGCGGTGCTCTCACGTGCCGTCGCCGACCGGGGCCTGTTCTACCCGCCCGACCCCTCCAGCTGGGAGCAGTGCACGATCGGCGGCAACATCGGCACCGGGTCCGGCGGCCTGTGCTGCGTCAAGTACGGGGTCACCGCCGAGTACGTGCTCGGCCTCGACGTGGTCCTCGCCGACGGACGGCTGCTGCGTACGGGCCGGCGCACCGCCAAGGGCGTCGCCGGATACGACCTCACCCGGCTCTTCGTCGGCTCCGAGGGCAGCCTCGGCGTCGTCGTGGGGGCCGTGCTCGCGCTGCGCCCCGCGCCGCCCCGGCAGCTCGCGCTGGCCGCCGAGTTCCCCTCGGCCGCGGCCGCCTGCGCGGCCGTGTGCGCCGTGATGGAGGCAGGACTCACGCCCTCGCTGCTGGAGCTGATGGACCGTACGACCGTCCGCGCCGTCAACGCGCTCGGCCGTGGGGGTCCCCCCTGCTCGAGCGGAGCCGAGAGCTTGGGGGAGGGGCTGCCCGAGACCACCGAGGCCCTGCTGCTGGCCGCCTTCGACACCCCGCACGCCCCCGAGGAGCTCGCCGCCGTGGGGGAGCTGTGCCGGGCCGCCGGAGCCACCGCCGTCGTCCCCGCCGAGGACGAGGCCGAATCCGAAATGCTCCTCAAGGCCCGCCGGATGTCGCTGACCGCCCTGGACGCCCTGCGCCCGGCCACGATGATCGACGACGTCTGCGTACCGCGCTCGCGGCTCGCCGAGATGCTGGACGGGACGGCCGCCATCGCCCGCGCGTACGACCTGCTCATCGGGGTCTGCGCGCACGCCGGCGACGGTAACACGCACCCGGTGGTCTGCTTCGACCCCGCGGACGAGGACGAGACGCGGCGGGCCCGCGAGTCCTTCGACGAGATCATGGCGCTCGGGCTGTCCCTCGGCGGGACCATCACCGGCGAGCACGGGGTCGGGGTCCTGAAGAAGGAGTGGCTCGCGCGCGAACTGGGGCCGGTGGGACTGGAGATGCAGCGCGCGGTGAAGCGGGCCTTCGACCCGCTCGGGCTGCTCAACCCCGGCAAGCTCTTCTGA
- a CDS encoding SsgA family sporulation/cell division regulator has product MHHPVVERELELKLVLSPERSVAVPARLVYLTDDPYAVHITFHTGSSTPVNWTFARELLVEGVFRPCGHGDVRIWPTKVDNKAVLCMALSSPDGDALLEAPATAVSAWLERTLRTVPPGTEAERLGLDAALAELLTPTPADDLWMRDPWPSDESADGDL; this is encoded by the coding sequence ATGCACCACCCCGTCGTCGAGCGCGAGCTGGAACTCAAGCTGGTCCTGTCCCCCGAGCGCAGCGTCGCCGTCCCGGCCCGGCTGGTCTACCTGACGGACGACCCGTACGCCGTGCACATCACCTTCCACACCGGCTCCAGCACGCCGGTCAACTGGACCTTCGCCCGCGAGCTGCTGGTCGAGGGGGTGTTCCGCCCCTGCGGCCACGGAGACGTCCGGATCTGGCCCACCAAGGTCGACAACAAGGCCGTCCTCTGCATGGCGCTCAGCTCCCCCGACGGCGACGCCCTGCTGGAGGCCCCGGCCACCGCGGTGTCGGCGTGGCTGGAGCGCACGCTGCGCACCGTCCCGCCCGGCACCGAGGCCGAGCGGCTGGGCCTGGACGCCGCGCTGGCGGAGCTGCTCACGCCGACCCCGGCCGACGACCTGTGGATGCGGGACCCGTGGCCGTCGGACGAGTCGGCGGACGGGGACCTGTGA
- a CDS encoding RDD family protein: MTASPGDGEHAAREGYYPDPSIPGFVRYWNGRNWVPGTSRPAAATAAANAAAPSAAAPSAAARSDETGPVFLDETGMSEALAQPAAPAEPAASWQADPVHQSGFGGSRDHRVSWGSPAQAEPDAGHASARSAPAGLSPGRGPHPEPLEPAERAERGPGVSFARTPSATAERFPAQAGVRGSAESVGILSARSPAAAPAPAPAPARAPAPAPAPAPGPAPAAAPAPAPAPVSVEPEWPAAPGTGAGPSGLTSSWPQTPLRRETAPEPETPAGRYPVAGADPGRPARRDPDAGHRPGATADPFAPEAPSAGQAPAEPRPAPGARSAPGSGHASAAPSRRAGGGPTSAERAPEAGGAAADRPAPGSRRAGAPAEAERAPGAGGDQAERRPGAGPAAGRAAAADGSGVPRVTDRAVFERMAERATRPAGLVRRAVARTLDTLVFGAVAAATARPLLPAAAAHLEAKVDAAKGSGRTTTVWLFDTTIAGYLGLVLAAVLLFGVFYEALPTARWGRTPGKKLLGIRVLSAATLRPPTFGAALRRWLVYALLGLPGSLWCLGDGPRRRGWHDRAAKTYVSR, from the coding sequence TTGACGGCCTCCCCAGGTGACGGCGAGCACGCGGCCCGCGAGGGCTATTACCCCGATCCGTCCATCCCCGGGTTCGTCCGGTACTGGAACGGCCGCAACTGGGTGCCCGGGACGAGCCGCCCCGCCGCTGCCACGGCTGCCGCCAACGCCGCCGCCCCGTCGGCCGCCGCCCCTTCCGCCGCCGCCCGGTCCGACGAGACGGGGCCGGTGTTCCTGGACGAGACCGGGATGAGCGAGGCGCTGGCGCAGCCGGCCGCCCCCGCCGAGCCCGCGGCCTCGTGGCAGGCCGATCCCGTGCACCAGTCCGGCTTCGGCGGGTCCCGCGACCACCGGGTGTCCTGGGGCAGCCCGGCTCAGGCGGAGCCCGACGCGGGGCACGCGTCCGCCCGTTCGGCGCCGGCGGGGCTCTCGCCGGGCCGCGGGCCGCACCCGGAGCCGCTGGAGCCGGCCGAGCGGGCCGAGCGCGGACCGGGGGTCTCCTTCGCCCGGACGCCTTCCGCGACCGCGGAGCGGTTCCCGGCGCAGGCCGGCGTACGGGGCTCCGCGGAGAGCGTGGGCATCCTGTCGGCCCGCTCCCCGGCCGCCGCCCCGGCCCCGGCTCCCGCCCCGGCTCGGGCTCCGGCCCCGGCTCCCGCTCCGGCCCCGGGTCCCGCTCCGGCCGCCGCCCCGGCCCCGGCTCCCGCCCCGGTGTCCGTCGAACCCGAGTGGCCCGCCGCCCCGGGCACCGGCGCCGGCCCGTCCGGCCTCACCTCCTCCTGGCCGCAGACCCCCCTGCGCCGCGAGACGGCACCCGAGCCGGAGACCCCGGCGGGCCGGTACCCGGTGGCCGGCGCCGACCCGGGGAGGCCGGCCCGGCGCGACCCGGACGCGGGGCACCGCCCCGGAGCCACCGCGGACCCTTTCGCGCCGGAGGCACCGTCGGCCGGGCAGGCCCCGGCGGAGCCCCGCCCCGCGCCCGGAGCCCGGTCGGCCCCCGGGTCCGGCCATGCCTCCGCCGCCCCTTCCCGCCGGGCGGGCGGCGGTCCCACGTCGGCGGAGCGCGCCCCCGAGGCCGGGGGAGCCGCGGCGGACCGCCCCGCCCCGGGCTCCCGCAGGGCCGGCGCCCCCGCCGAAGCGGAGCGCGCCCCCGGCGCCGGAGGGGACCAGGCGGAACGCCGCCCGGGAGCCGGACCGGCGGCCGGCCGGGCCGCGGCGGCGGACGGCAGCGGCGTCCCCCGGGTCACCGACCGGGCGGTGTTCGAGCGGATGGCCGAGCGGGCCACCCGGCCCGCCGGGCTCGTACGCCGGGCCGTGGCCCGCACCCTGGACACCCTCGTGTTCGGCGCGGTCGCGGCGGCCACGGCCCGGCCCCTCCTCCCCGCGGCCGCCGCCCACCTCGAAGCCAAGGTGGACGCCGCCAAGGGCAGCGGCCGGACCACCACCGTCTGGCTGTTCGACACCACCATCGCCGGCTACCTCGGCCTGGTCCTGGCCGCCGTACTCCTCTTCGGGGTCTTCTACGAGGCGCTCCCCACCGCCCGCTGGGGCCGCACCCCCGGCAAGAAGCTCCTCGGGATCCGGGTCCTGTCCGCCGCCACCCTCCGGCCGCCCACCTTCGGCGCGGCCCTGCGCCGCTGGCTGGTGTACGCGCTCCTCGGACTCCCCGGCAGCCTCTGGTGCCTCGGGGACGGCCCGCGCCGCAGGGGCTGGCACGACCGGGCGGCCAAGACGTACGTCTCCCGCTGA
- a CDS encoding RDD family protein, which translates to MSTDQPPPGQPPEDDPFLKKPQEPTPPSGGSPYDRPPGGAPPPPPGGPYGGSGAGGGGYPPPPPPPPPGGPYGGSGGYGMPDPLAGMPPLADFGKRLAARIIDVVIVLIPLFLIQLAFGTNRYTVETNKGEDVSEVFTKSYSGSGLAMTLISILFFVGYDWWFAKKDGRTIGKRALGLRVAMLNDGSVPQSGASLGRAAMLWLPALICCPCLWQIVLIVSILVDKPYKQGLHDKVGKTVVVTA; encoded by the coding sequence ATGAGTACCGATCAGCCGCCGCCGGGCCAGCCGCCCGAGGACGACCCGTTCCTCAAGAAGCCCCAGGAGCCGACGCCTCCGTCGGGCGGTTCGCCGTACGACCGGCCCCCGGGCGGGGCTCCGCCCCCGCCGCCGGGGGGCCCGTACGGCGGCAGCGGCGCGGGGGGCGGCGGTTACCCGCCCCCGCCGCCGCCCCCGCCGCCCGGAGGCCCGTACGGCGGCAGCGGCGGCTACGGCATGCCCGATCCGCTCGCCGGGATGCCCCCGCTGGCCGACTTCGGCAAGCGGCTCGCCGCCCGCATCATCGACGTGGTCATCGTGCTCATCCCGCTGTTCCTCATCCAGCTGGCGTTCGGCACGAACCGGTACACGGTCGAGACGAACAAGGGCGAGGACGTCAGCGAGGTCTTCACCAAGTCGTACAGCGGCAGCGGCCTGGCGATGACGCTGATCTCGATCCTGTTCTTCGTCGGCTACGACTGGTGGTTCGCGAAGAAGGACGGCCGGACGATCGGCAAGAGGGCGCTCGGGCTGCGCGTGGCGATGCTCAACGACGGCAGCGTCCCGCAGTCGGGCGCGTCGCTCGGCCGCGCCGCCATGCTCTGGCTGCCGGCGCTCATCTGCTGTCCCTGCCTGTGGCAGATCGTGCTGATCGTGTCGATCCTCGTGGACAAGCCGTACAAGCAGGGTCTGCACGACAAGGTGGGCAAGACCGTGGTGGTCACCGCATAA
- a CDS encoding immune inhibitor A domain-containing protein, giving the protein MTSNSARRRALRAAAVGVTLAATAASGAFLVTAQASEAPSTAPASNRQDPTAASKEAVQHNLKGPFSDQQAQAREAALDQVLSGKKAVEQRGASKVVKLDDKKYVELGREKTDKIFTILVEFGDQVDNTTMFDPDGPDGPKPAVPKYGGTPGPLHNTIAQPDRKDNNSTAWRKDFSRDYFQDLYFGTGNGKDSLKTYYEKTSSGRYSVDGQVADWVKIPNNEARYGSNYCGQTNCANVWDTVRDGVNAWVDAQKKAGKSDADIKATLAQYDQWDRNDFDGDGNFNEPDGYIDHFQIVHAGEDESAGGGVQGTNALWAHRWYAYGTDAGKTGPANNKAGGTQIGNTGIWVGDYTMQPENGGLGVFAHEYGHDLGLPDLYDTSGGGENSVGFWSLMSAGSWLGEGKDSIGDMPGDMTAWDKLQLGWLNYDTAKAATKSTHKLGVSEYNTKDKQALVVELPKKQVKTDIVAPAEGSSQWWSNMGDDLKNTLTRSIDLTGKSSAALSLKGWWDIEKDYDYLYTEVSTDGGATWTVLNGTANGKAIPADAAGNAGLTDVSGGWQDLKFPLDAYAGKKVDLRFRYQTDGGAGGKGFTADALAITADGQTLFTDGAENGDNGWTAKGFSRQGSGFTKEYPQYYIAENRRYVSYDSTLKVGPYNFGWANSKPGWVEHYPYQDGLLIWLWDKSQKDNNTSQHPGSGLILPIDANAKPMKWSDGTLLRNKIQPYDATFSAYSTDAFTLHKNGESLFLKPKPANLVFDDHKGKYYYDENPTGSVKVADTNTKIKIVKEPYDGLQMTVEVGPAAK; this is encoded by the coding sequence GTGACCAGCAATTCCGCTCGCAGACGAGCGCTGCGCGCCGCAGCCGTCGGTGTGACCCTGGCCGCCACCGCGGCTTCCGGCGCCTTCCTCGTCACTGCACAGGCTTCCGAGGCGCCGTCGACCGCGCCCGCCTCGAACCGGCAGGACCCGACCGCCGCCTCGAAGGAGGCGGTCCAGCACAACCTCAAGGGCCCGTTCAGCGACCAGCAGGCGCAGGCGCGCGAAGCCGCCCTGGACCAGGTCCTGTCCGGTAAGAAGGCCGTGGAGCAGCGGGGCGCTTCCAAGGTCGTCAAGCTCGACGACAAGAAGTACGTCGAGCTCGGCCGCGAGAAGACCGACAAGATCTTCACGATCCTCGTCGAGTTCGGCGACCAGGTCGACAACACGACCATGTTCGACCCGGACGGTCCCGACGGCCCCAAGCCGGCGGTCCCGAAGTACGGCGGCACCCCCGGTCCGCTGCACAACACCATCGCGCAGCCGGACCGCAAGGACAACAACAGCACCGCCTGGCGCAAGGACTTCAGCCGCGACTACTTCCAGGACCTGTACTTCGGTACCGGCAACGGCAAGGACTCGCTGAAGACCTACTACGAGAAGACCTCCTCGGGTCGCTACTCGGTCGACGGCCAGGTCGCCGACTGGGTCAAGATCCCGAACAACGAGGCCCGCTACGGCTCCAACTACTGCGGCCAGACCAACTGCGCCAACGTGTGGGACACCGTCCGCGACGGTGTCAACGCCTGGGTCGACGCCCAGAAGAAGGCCGGCAAGTCCGACGCCGACATCAAGGCCACGCTGGCGCAGTACGACCAGTGGGACCGCAACGACTTCGACGGCGACGGCAACTTCAACGAGCCCGACGGCTACATCGACCACTTCCAGATCGTCCACGCGGGCGAGGACGAGTCGGCCGGCGGCGGCGTGCAGGGCACCAACGCCCTGTGGGCGCACCGCTGGTACGCCTACGGCACCGACGCGGGCAAGACCGGCCCGGCCAACAACAAGGCCGGCGGTACCCAGATCGGCAACACCGGCATCTGGGTCGGCGACTACACGATGCAGCCGGAGAACGGCGGCCTCGGCGTCTTCGCGCACGAGTACGGCCACGACCTCGGTCTGCCGGACCTCTACGACACCTCCGGTGGCGGCGAGAACTCGGTCGGTTTCTGGTCCCTGATGTCGGCCGGCTCCTGGCTCGGCGAGGGCAAGGACTCCATAGGCGACATGCCGGGCGACATGACCGCCTGGGACAAGCTCCAGCTGGGCTGGCTGAACTACGACACGGCCAAGGCCGCGACGAAGTCCACCCACAAGCTGGGTGTGTCGGAGTACAACACCAAGGACAAGCAGGCGCTGGTCGTCGAGCTGCCGAAGAAGCAGGTCAAGACCGACATCGTCGCTCCCGCCGAGGGCTCCTCGCAGTGGTGGAGCAACATGGGTGACGACCTCAAGAACACCCTCACCCGCTCGATCGACCTGACCGGCAAGTCCTCCGCCGCCCTGTCCCTCAAGGGCTGGTGGGACATCGAGAAGGACTACGACTACCTCTACACCGAGGTGTCCACCGACGGCGGCGCCACCTGGACGGTCCTCAACGGCACGGCCAACGGCAAGGCCATCCCGGCCGACGCCGCGGGCAACGCCGGCCTGACCGACGTCTCCGGCGGCTGGCAGGACCTGAAGTTCCCGCTCGACGCCTACGCCGGCAAGAAGGTCGACCTCCGCTTCCGCTACCAGACGGACGGCGGCGCGGGCGGCAAGGGCTTCACCGCCGACGCCCTCGCGATCACCGCGGACGGCCAGACCCTGTTCACCGACGGCGCCGAGAACGGCGACAACGGCTGGACCGCCAAGGGCTTCTCCCGCCAGGGCTCCGGGTTCACCAAGGAGTACCCGCAGTACTACATCGCGGAGAACCGCCGCTACGTGTCGTACGACTCCACCCTCAAGGTGGGCCCGTACAACTTCGGCTGGGCCAACTCGAAGCCGGGCTGGGTCGAGCACTACCCGTACCAGGACGGCCTGCTGATCTGGCTCTGGGACAAGTCCCAGAAGGACAACAACACCAGCCAGCACCCGGGCTCGGGTCTGATCCTCCCGATCGACGCCAACGCCAAGCCGATGAAGTGGTCGGACGGCACCCTGCTGCGCAACAAGATCCAGCCGTACGACGCGACCTTCAGCGCGTACTCGACGGACGCGTTCACCCTGCACAAGAACGGTGAGTCGCTGTTCCTGAAGCCGAAGCCCGCCAACCTGGTCTTCGACGACCACAAGGGCAAGTACTACTACGACGAGAACCCGACCGGTTCGGTGAAGGTCGCTGACACCAACACCAAGATCAAGATCGTGAAGGAGCCGTACGACGGTCTCCAGATGACGGTCGAGGTCGGCCCCGCCGCCAAGTAA
- a CDS encoding nicotinamidase, protein MHRALIVVDVQNDFCEGGSLAVTGGADVAAAITELIGQATAGYRHVVATRDHHVDPGSHFAHPPAEPDYETSWPVHCVAGTEGVGFHPNFAPAVASGAVAAVFDKGAYAAAYSGFEGSDENGTGLARWLREREVTEVDVVGIATDHCVRATALDAAREGFATRVLLDLTAAVAPHSAVRAVEELRSAGVKLIGESPRQGPSAA, encoded by the coding sequence ATGCACCGCGCACTGATCGTCGTCGACGTACAGAACGACTTCTGCGAAGGCGGCAGCCTCGCGGTCACCGGCGGGGCCGACGTCGCCGCCGCGATCACCGAGCTGATCGGCCAGGCCACGGCCGGTTACCGGCACGTGGTCGCCACCCGCGACCACCACGTCGACCCCGGGTCGCACTTCGCGCACCCCCCGGCCGAGCCGGACTACGAGACCTCCTGGCCGGTGCACTGCGTCGCCGGGACCGAGGGCGTCGGGTTCCACCCGAACTTCGCCCCCGCCGTCGCCTCCGGCGCCGTCGCCGCCGTCTTCGACAAGGGCGCGTACGCCGCCGCGTACAGCGGTTTCGAGGGCTCCGACGAGAACGGCACCGGGCTCGCGCGCTGGCTGCGCGAGCGCGAGGTCACCGAGGTCGACGTCGTCGGGATCGCCACCGACCACTGCGTACGGGCCACGGCCCTCGACGCGGCCCGCGAGGGCTTCGCGACCCGCGTGCTGCTGGACCTGACGGCCGCCGTGGCCCCTCACAGCGCCGTCCGGGCGGTGGAGGAGCTCCGTTCGGCCGGCGTCAAGCTGATCGGCGAGAGCCCCCGCCAGGGGCCTTCAGCGGCCTAG
- a CDS encoding nicotinate phosphoribosyltransferase, producing MNPADLGLPVDVPSTALFTDHYELTMLQAALANGTADRRSVFEVFTRRLPEGRRYGVVAGTGRVLDAVENFRFDTAVLEFLRERAVVDMRTLDWLASYRFSGDIWGYPEGEVYFPGSPLLRVEGSFAECVLLETVILSILNHDSAIAAAASRMASAAGGRPLIEMGARRTHELAAVAASRAAYVGGFTSTSDLAAGFRYGIPTVGTSAHAFTLVHDSERDAFRAQVASLGSGTTLLVDTYDVAEAVRTAVEVAGTGLGAVRIDSGDLLLVAHRVRQQLDELGATATKIVVTSDLDEYAIASLAAAPVDAYGVGTQLVTGSGHPTCSMVYKLVARAASADPKAPLVAVAKKSSGGKTSIGGRKWAARRKDAEGVAEAEVVGTGAVPAALADEQLLVQLVKAGEVVARESLQAARDRHRGALATLPLSATQLSRGEAVIPTEYA from the coding sequence ATGAACCCTGCGGACCTGGGCCTGCCGGTGGACGTGCCGTCGACAGCGCTCTTCACTGATCATTACGAGCTCACGATGCTGCAGGCCGCCCTGGCGAACGGCACGGCCGACCGCAGGTCGGTCTTCGAGGTCTTCACCCGTCGGCTGCCCGAGGGGCGCCGCTACGGGGTGGTGGCGGGCACCGGCCGCGTCCTGGACGCGGTGGAGAACTTCCGCTTCGACACGGCCGTGCTGGAGTTCCTGCGCGAGCGGGCCGTCGTCGACATGCGGACCCTGGACTGGCTGGCCTCGTACCGCTTCTCGGGCGACATCTGGGGCTACCCGGAGGGCGAGGTCTACTTCCCCGGCTCGCCGCTCCTGCGCGTCGAGGGCAGCTTCGCCGAGTGCGTGCTGCTGGAGACCGTGATCCTGTCGATCCTGAACCACGACTCGGCGATCGCGGCCGCCGCCTCCCGGATGGCCTCGGCCGCCGGCGGGCGCCCGCTGATCGAGATGGGCGCGCGGCGCACCCACGAGCTGGCGGCGGTGGCGGCCTCGCGGGCCGCGTACGTCGGCGGCTTCACCTCCACCTCGGACCTGGCGGCCGGCTTCCGGTACGGGATCCCGACGGTCGGGACCTCGGCGCACGCCTTCACGCTGGTGCACGACTCCGAGCGGGACGCGTTCCGGGCCCAGGTGGCCTCGCTGGGCAGCGGGACCACACTGCTGGTGGACACGTACGACGTGGCGGAGGCCGTACGGACGGCCGTCGAGGTGGCCGGTACGGGGCTGGGAGCGGTCCGGATCGACTCCGGCGACCTGCTGCTGGTCGCGCACCGGGTGCGCCAGCAGCTCGACGAGCTGGGGGCGACGGCGACGAAGATCGTGGTCACCTCGGACCTGGACGAGTACGCGATCGCCTCGCTGGCGGCCGCTCCGGTGGACGCGTACGGGGTCGGCACGCAGCTCGTGACCGGCAGCGGGCACCCGACGTGCTCGATGGTCTACAAGCTGGTGGCGCGGGCCGCCTCGGCGGACCCCAAGGCCCCGCTGGTGGCGGTGGCGAAGAAGTCCTCGGGCGGCAAGACCTCGATCGGCGGCCGCAAGTGGGCGGCGCGGCGCAAGGACGCCGAGGGGGTCGCGGAGGCCGAGGTGGTCGGCACCGGCGCGGTCCCCGCGGCGCTCGCGGACGAGCAGCTCCTCGTCCAGCTCGTGAAGGCGGGCGAGGTGGTGGCGCGGGAGTCCCTGCAAGCCGCGCGCGACCGCCACCGCGGGGCCCTCGCGACCCTGCCGCTCTCCGCGACGCAGCTCTCGCGGGGCGAGGCCGTGATCCCCACCGAGTACGCGTAG
- the clpS gene encoding ATP-dependent Clp protease adapter ClpS translates to MGQVSVAPIEIERTESAEETFAVPEPDVPWVTLVHNDPVNLMSYVTYVFQAYFGYSKDKAHKLMLDVHHKGRAVVSSGSREEMERDVQAMHGYGLWATLSQDRF, encoded by the coding sequence ATGGGACAAGTGAGTGTTGCTCCCATTGAGATCGAACGCACCGAGTCGGCCGAAGAGACCTTCGCGGTCCCCGAACCCGACGTTCCCTGGGTGACCCTGGTGCACAACGACCCGGTCAACCTCATGAGCTACGTGACGTACGTGTTCCAGGCGTACTTCGGCTACTCCAAGGACAAGGCGCACAAGCTGATGCTCGACGTCCACCACAAGGGGCGTGCGGTCGTCTCCAGCGGCAGCCGCGAGGAAATGGAGCGCGACGTGCAGGCCATGCACGGCTACGGCCTGTGGGCGACCCTCTCCCAGGACCGCTTCTGA
- a CDS encoding DUF2017 domain-containing protein, translating to MGRSAGMFEALKGGGAAIALDEIEVSILRSLAVQLLELIGPGAPEPEADADPLAVLFAESGQGPTERPSDPALIRLFPDAYGGPGPEDQAVDPAELAARSAEFRRFTENDLRTRKREDALAVVRSLDALTPDGEGAAVLELTGELPLRWLGALNDLRLTIAARLDITEDEESAVLFRLPDDDPRKPMVMAYLWLGGLQETLIETL from the coding sequence ATGGGGCGCTCCGCCGGGATGTTCGAAGCCCTGAAGGGCGGCGGCGCCGCCATCGCGCTGGACGAGATCGAGGTCTCCATCCTGCGCTCGCTGGCCGTCCAGCTGCTGGAGCTCATCGGACCGGGCGCGCCCGAGCCCGAGGCGGACGCCGATCCGCTGGCCGTGCTGTTCGCGGAGTCCGGCCAGGGGCCCACCGAGCGCCCCTCCGACCCCGCGCTGATCCGGCTCTTCCCCGACGCGTACGGCGGCCCCGGCCCCGAGGACCAGGCCGTCGACCCGGCCGAGCTGGCGGCCCGGTCGGCGGAGTTCCGCCGGTTCACCGAGAACGACCTGCGCACCCGTAAGCGGGAGGACGCGCTGGCCGTCGTACGGAGCCTGGACGCGCTCACGCCCGACGGCGAGGGGGCGGCGGTGCTGGAGCTCACCGGGGAGCTCCCGCTGCGCTGGCTGGGCGCCCTCAACGACCTGCGCCTGACGATCGCCGCGCGCCTGGACATCACCGAGGACGAGGAGAGCGCCGTGCTCTTCCGGCTCCCGGACGACGATCCGCGCAAGCCGATGGTGATGGCGTACCTGTGGCTCGGCGGCCTCCAGGAGACGCTCATCGAAACGCTCTGA